In Sphingopyxis sp. 113P3, one DNA window encodes the following:
- a CDS encoding ArsR/SmtB family transcription factor yields the protein MNFYAASAVGMNGDRMLETLAALANPHRLRILEALHTDGRIYVSQLARKLGISRPLLHLHLKKLEDAGLVTSRMELSQDGKSLNFYEVAPFNVVLNPSSVADAARSLAISIKSGASERDEHE from the coding sequence ATGAATTTTTATGCTGCATCGGCGGTGGGGATGAATGGAGATCGGATGCTGGAGACGTTGGCCGCTCTTGCGAATCCACATCGGCTGCGGATCCTCGAGGCACTCCATACAGACGGGCGGATTTATGTCAGTCAGCTTGCTCGAAAGCTGGGCATCAGCCGTCCTTTGCTGCATCTCCACCTCAAGAAGCTGGAGGATGCAGGGCTCGTAACGAGCAGGATGGAATTGTCGCAGGACGGGAAATCGCTGAATTTCTATGAGGTCGCACCGTTCAACGTCGTCCTGAATCCTAGTTCTGTTGCTGACGCCGCTCGTTCGTTAGCCATTTCCATAAAATCCGGAGCCTCTGAAAGGGACGAACATGAATGA
- a CDS encoding DUF3817 domain-containing protein, whose protein sequence is MQSSETAEEIWQLRKMRAASLLEGFTLIILVGIAVPLKHFAGLAVATSIMGPIHGIAFVFYFWMLIQIVSGGGWARGEVTRMIVAALVPFGAFVNERALARRQALLIEAV, encoded by the coding sequence ATGCAGTCGTCCGAGACCGCCGAAGAAATCTGGCAATTACGAAAAATGCGGGCAGCCTCGCTTCTGGAAGGCTTTACTCTGATCATTCTGGTTGGAATCGCTGTTCCGCTGAAGCACTTCGCCGGATTGGCCGTCGCCACCTCGATCATGGGGCCCATTCACGGAATAGCCTTCGTCTTTTACTTTTGGATGCTCATCCAGATCGTGTCCGGCGGAGGATGGGCTCGGGGCGAAGTGACCCGCATGATTGTAGCTGCTCTCGTTCCGTTCGGGGCATTCGTAAATGAACGAGCGTTGGCGCGTCGCCAAGCTTTATTGATCGAAGCGGTTTGA
- a CDS encoding CopD family protein encodes MVYLGLKAFHVVAAITWIGGMLAAAVVIAAATRNGPQRQSDGPSAFITSMRRWDQRVTSVAMLLTWALGLALALLGGWFPDVWLIVKLGVVLLLSALHGWLSGRLRRLHQQNSTRMPPSLRCIPFTVILAVSVVAILVVTKPV; translated from the coding sequence ATGGTCTACCTTGGGCTCAAAGCCTTTCACGTTGTGGCGGCAATCACCTGGATCGGAGGAATGCTCGCTGCCGCGGTCGTGATAGCGGCAGCCACTCGCAACGGCCCGCAGAGACAAAGCGATGGCCCCTCGGCGTTCATCACATCAATGCGTCGTTGGGATCAGAGGGTCACTTCCGTTGCGATGCTCCTGACTTGGGCGTTGGGGTTAGCGCTCGCTTTGTTGGGCGGCTGGTTCCCAGACGTGTGGTTGATTGTCAAACTTGGTGTCGTCCTTCTGCTCTCGGCTCTGCACGGATGGCTATCAGGTCGTCTCCGCCGACTGCACCAGCAAAACTCGACCCGAATGCCTCCCAGCCTGCGGTGCATTCCCTTTACGGTTATTCTTGCGGTCTCCGTCGTTGCAATTCTCGTGGTTACGAAGCCTGTCTGA
- a CDS encoding DUF6010 family protein, translating into MTIAPVLVALVAIAVLSLPSEPTRQRFSAIFVAGAGAAYLGSGFGPLELVFCGVVTLLAYRGLSDYRAIGLAWVLHSCWDAAHDLWGEPILPFAPTSSYGCFVSDFWLAAWYFAGAPSPWRRETWLKKLSEFTAILQGCTLVALVCIAIPAQLLFNLEDAIAAALVSHVVAVAVHTYTVRNRPTRDNWILGALVPFAIFLRGSVRDTSSPNGPD; encoded by the coding sequence ATGACCATCGCGCCTGTATTGGTCGCGCTGGTTGCAATTGCCGTATTATCTCTTCCGTCAGAGCCAACTCGCCAAAGGTTCAGCGCAATCTTCGTGGCAGGCGCAGGGGCTGCCTATCTCGGCTCGGGGTTTGGTCCACTTGAGCTGGTCTTTTGCGGTGTCGTGACATTGCTCGCGTATCGCGGATTGAGCGATTATCGGGCGATCGGCTTGGCTTGGGTGCTACATTCCTGCTGGGATGCTGCCCACGATCTGTGGGGGGAGCCCATTCTGCCCTTCGCTCCGACTTCGTCCTATGGCTGTTTTGTCAGCGACTTCTGGCTTGCTGCTTGGTATTTTGCCGGCGCACCAAGTCCGTGGCGGCGCGAGACCTGGCTGAAGAAATTGAGTGAGTTCACCGCCATTCTTCAGGGTTGCACGCTCGTTGCGCTTGTATGCATCGCGATTCCAGCACAGCTTCTGTTTAATCTCGAAGACGCGATCGCGGCGGCGTTAGTCAGTCATGTCGTTGCCGTTGCTGTCCACACATACACGGTGCGCAACAGGCCAACTCGGGATAATTGGATTCTCGGAGCTCTGGTGCCCTTCGCAATTTTCTTACGCGGCAGTGTACGCGACACGTCGTCACCGAATGGCCCTGATTGA
- a CDS encoding ParD-like family protein: MGIVKIDDELHEEVRKASAVMCRSINAQAEFWMKIGRLAEANPTSTFSEIIKEQLATAEDHAERAAAA; the protein is encoded by the coding sequence ATGGGCATCGTGAAGATTGACGACGAACTGCACGAAGAGGTGCGCAAGGCGAGTGCGGTAATGTGCCGTTCCATCAATGCGCAGGCAGAGTTCTGGATGAAGATAGGTAGGCTTGCCGAGGCCAATCCGACATCTACGTTCAGCGAGATCATCAAGGAGCAGCTCGCTACTGCGGAGGATCACGCCGAACGGGCGGCCGCTGCCTGA
- the map gene encoding type I methionyl aminopeptidase, which produces MVKTSDELALMRISGQLLASVFDMLDGLNLVGMSTMQINDLVERYITIDLASRPASKGQYGFKFVLNCSINEVVCHGVPDADVIVRDGDIINLDITLEKNGFIADSSKTYVVGNASGAAKRLVRVAREAMWRGIRQVRPGAHLGDIGFAIERHAKKNGYSIVREFCGHGIGREMHEEPQVLHFGRPGRGLRLREGMVFTIEPMVNQGSRKVYTEDDGWSVVTNDRKLSAQFEHTVAVTASGVEVLTLQRHDTVPA; this is translated from the coding sequence ATGGTGAAGACGTCTGACGAGCTCGCGCTCATGCGTATATCTGGCCAGTTGCTGGCCTCTGTCTTCGACATGCTGGACGGGCTGAACCTCGTTGGTATGTCGACAATGCAAATCAACGATCTGGTCGAGCGCTACATCACCATCGATCTCGCTTCACGCCCTGCCAGCAAAGGGCAGTACGGCTTCAAGTTCGTCCTCAATTGTTCGATCAACGAGGTGGTTTGCCATGGCGTGCCCGATGCGGACGTGATCGTACGGGACGGCGACATCATCAATCTCGACATCACGCTGGAGAAGAATGGCTTCATCGCGGATTCGAGCAAGACATACGTAGTCGGCAATGCATCCGGTGCGGCAAAGCGCCTGGTCCGGGTCGCCCGTGAAGCCATGTGGAGGGGGATCAGGCAGGTGCGTCCTGGGGCGCATCTCGGCGATATCGGCTTCGCCATTGAACGGCATGCGAAAAAAAACGGGTACTCCATCGTGCGGGAATTCTGCGGCCACGGCATCGGCCGCGAGATGCATGAGGAGCCGCAGGTGCTCCATTTCGGGCGCCCGGGAAGAGGCCTCCGCCTGCGAGAAGGCATGGTCTTCACGATAGAGCCTATGGTCAACCAGGGCAGCCGCAAGGTTTACACCGAGGATGACGGGTGGTCCGTCGTCACCAACGATCGGAAATTGTCTGCCCAGTTCGAGCATACGGTCGCTGTGACGGCAAGCGGCGTGGAGGTCTTGACCCTGCAGCGCCATGATACCGTGCCAGCCTAG